The segment ATCGATCTAGTGTCTGATGGCCTAACCAACGATAAAATTGCCCAGAAGCTGGAAATCAGCAAGCGCACGGTTGATAACCACATTAGCAATATACTGACCAAGACAAAGACCAACAATCGTGTAGAACTTGTACGCTGGGCTTTGCAGTGGGGGAAGGTTTGTATAAATGATGTCAATTGCTGCCCCTTGCCATCAGCTACTGATGAAGTAATTTCCTAGAACTTTGTTAAACAACTATGGTCATTGCTCTAAAGCCATTGACCCTGCGGTGGATGTTAGACAAAGGACGCGATCGCCGTCCTTTGTCCATACTCTCAATTACTTTATTAGT is part of the Microcoleus sp. FACHB-831 genome and harbors:
- a CDS encoding helix-turn-helix transcriptional regulator — translated: MANTEPLTPATLSDRELQIIDLVSDGLTNDKIAQKLEISKRTVDNHISNILTKTKTNNRVELVRWALQWGKVCINDVNCCPLPSATDEVIS